A stretch of the Papaver somniferum cultivar HN1 chromosome 6, ASM357369v1, whole genome shotgun sequence genome encodes the following:
- the LOC113291575 gene encoding uncharacterized protein LOC113291575, translated as MASTSQGNPNSEFEDIINRMNNLMEEPHTYSYDDNDDAQETSFDTHKNVLFKFNSGKEYHLNILNEVLSKAWRPTGAVSITDIGSGYYNAKFQFLCDMETALQGTPWSVKEDLMLLERCKEEFLIEDYDFKYVYFWIHIHGLPLSMMNKEKVFNIIKEIENPYPIDSELASKRGKYAKVRVRLNITKPLPKDMIITLKSKKKITITFRYEKLPRLCFFCGYFGHIMKQCPHLSKKLEEIPNLSPEEFAYKMNDKTYARYNEEIRSFIKQKNPGIIRTAQDLHQVKKSNTNAQGPLISGKMINGSKDAPSQIQLNLAALRMTTSNIGETTNLGYSEKCRQPLTSTATVLKNISLSKDDKVSTSTGNQVMYPEQGKADSHVNYKTNENAAATELYATNTSTTVRPENHSQLQSHDPSKMVDQNSISCEMPSKKITDSESTRNTEGNFASMKSAILPASENGSKAQLIIYPRIPMLKPDKSQLQTISTPFLSSHPNTKPNSNFTQRGEILKSSEADEFSSISVSSTDSTKKKNKCSKRSARINSKGSTEKKDEEISIGVKRHACPMDIDVPIKKTHSTVNSQKGVVAAQNQPQVQC; from the coding sequence ATGGCTTCAACTTCACAAGGTAACCCTAACTCTGAGTTTGAAGACATCATCAACCGTATGAATAACCTTATGGAGGAACCTCACACATACAGTTATGATGACAATGATGATGCGCAAGAAACTTCATTTGATACTCATAAAAACGTGCTCTTCAAGTTCAACTCTGGGAAAGAGTATCATCTAAACATTCTAAACGAAGTCCTGTCAAAAGCTTGGAGACCCACTGGTGCAGTTTCGATCACAGATATTGGAAGTGGGTACTACAATGCAAAGTTTCAGTTTTTATGCGACATGGAAACTGCTTTACAAGGCACTCCATGGTCTGTAAAAGAAGACCTAATGCTACTGGAAAGATGCAAAGAAGAATTTCTTATAGAAGACTATGATTTCAAATACGTTTACTTCTGGATACATATTCATGGATTACCATTAAGTATGATGAACAAAGAAAAAGTTTTCAATATCATTAAGGAAATTGAAAATCCATATCCAATAGACTCTGAACTAGCATCTAAACGGGGTAAATACGCAAAGGTACGTGTTAGATTGAATATCACTAAACCTCTGCCTAAAGATATGATTATTACCCTAAAATCGAAAAAGAAGATCACTATCACTTTCAGGTATGAAAAACTCCCTAGATTGTGTTTCTTTTGCGGGTACTTTGGGCATATTATGAAGCAGTGTCCACATCTATCAAAAAAGCTAGAAGAGATCCCAAATCTCAGTCCGGAGGAGTTTGCTTACAAGATGAATGACAAGACATATGCCAGGTATAACGAAGAAATTCGATCTTTTATCAAGCAAAAAAATCCAGGAATCATACGAACAGCTCAAGATCTTCATCAAGTGAAGAAATCTAACACCAATGCTCAGGGGCCGTTAATCTCAGGGAAAATGATCAACGGTAGCAAGGATGCTCCCAGTCAGATACAACTTAATTTGGCAGCATTAAGAATGACTACAAGCAACATTGGGGAAACAACTAATTTAGGGTACTCTGAAAAGTGCAGGCAGCCCTTGACGTCTACTGCAACGGTCTTAAAAAACATAAGTTTATCTAAAGATGACAAGGTGTCGACATCTACAGGAAATCAGGTGATGTACCCTGAGCAAGGTAAGGCTGATAGTCATGTCAATTATAAGACAAATGAAAATGCTGCAGCTACAGAACTGTATGCCACCAACACAAGCACAACTGTAAGGCCTGAAAACCACTCCCAGCTGCAGTCACATGATCCAAGTAAAATGGTTGATCAGAACAGTATTAGCTGTGAGATGCCATCAAAGAAAATTACAGACAGTGAAAGTACGAGAAATACTGAAGGTAATTTTGCTTCGATGAAGTCGGCTATATTACCAGCTTCTGAAAATGGTTCAAAGGCCCAGCTCATAATATATCCAAGAATCCCAATGTTAAAACCCGATAAATCACAGTTGCAGACAATTTCAACCCCTTTCCTTTCATCACACCCAAATACCAAACCTAATTCGAATTTCACTCAGCGAGGAGAAATTTTGAAATCAAGTGAGGCAGATGAGTTCTCATCTATCTCAGTTTCTTCTACGGAttcaacgaagaagaagaataagtgtTCGAAGAGATCAGCAAGGATTAATTCGAAAGGAAGCACTGAAAAGAAAGATGAAGAGATTTCAATTGGGGTTAAAAGGCATGCTTGTCCTATGGATATTGATGTTCCAATCAAGAAGACTCATTCAACAGTTAACTCTCAAAAGGGTGTGGTGGCTGCCCAAAATCAGCCACAAGTCCAATGTTAA
- the LOC113286247 gene encoding heat stress transcription factor B-4-like: protein MALMLDSNNNNNMMNNSSSCEGGSILLALDSNKSVPAPFLTKTYQLVDDPNTDHVVSWGEDDSTFVVWRPPEFARDLLPNYFKHNNFSSFVRQLNTYGFRKIVPDRWEFANEFFRKGEKHLLCEIHRRKTSQPQQVSINGGGSGFYNPFTNRLSISPSDDNSDDQVSWCDSADPLLLSSPQSHYQYHVAGGGGGFNMNGGGCNGNTSSIMALSEDNERLRRSNSMLVSELAHMKKLYNDIIYFVQNHVKPAAHPSNSYSSPSPFVITNNNTSNPTSTSLVVQNKPQNYQNQNLGFNSQQPIPPKQSHYHQQQQQHHFKVPLSPNATTNNTTSSTSLPMLEEHNNNNGSSKTKLFGVSLYSSKKRLHPEPPSDMDINKSRSMLSKNDLGLNLMPSSY, encoded by the exons ATGGCTCTTATGTTGGACAGTAACAATAATAACAACATGATGAATAACTCGTCATCATGTGAAGGTGGAAGTATATTGTTAGCATTAGACTCAAACAAGTCAGTACCAGCTCCATTTCTTACTAAAACTTACCAGCTTGTTGATGATCCAAATACTGATCATGTTGTTTCCTGGGGTGAAGATGATTCTACTTTTGTCGTTTGGCGTCCACCTGAATTTGCTCGTGATCTTCTTCCTAACTACTTCAAACACAATAACTTCTCAAGCTTTGTTAGGCAGCTCAATACCTAT GGTTTTAGAAAGATAGTACCAGACAGATGGGAGTTTGCAAATGAGTTCTTTAGAAAAGGAGAGAAACATTTATTATGTGAGATTCACAGAAGAAAAACTTCACAacctcaacaagtttctattaaTGGTGGTGGGTCTGGTTTCTATAACCCATTCACTAATAGACTGAGTATATCTCCATCTGATGATAATTCAGATGACCAAGTAAGTTGGTGTGACTCAGCTGATCCCTTATTATTATCATCTCCTCAAAGTCATTATCAGTATCATGTTGCTGGAGGTGGAGGAGGATTCAATATGAATGGAGGTGGTTGTAATGGCAACACGAGTTCGATAATGGCATTATCAGAAGATAATGAAAGACTGAGGAGAAGTAATTCAATGCTAGTATCAGAGTTGGCTCATATGAAGAAGCTTTACAATGATATCATCTATTTTGTTCAGAACCATGTGAAGCCTGCAGCTCATCCTAGTAATTCATACTCATCACCATCTCCATTTGTTATCACTAATAACAACACTAGTAACCCTACTTCAACATCACTAGTTGTCCAAAACAAAcctcaaaattaccaaaaccaaaacctagggtttaattCACAACAACCCATACCACCAAAACAATCTcattatcatcaacaacaacaacagcaccaTTTTAAGGTTCCATTAAGCCCTAACGCCACTACAAACAACACAACAAGTAGTACTTCTCTACCTATGCTTGAagaacacaacaacaacaatggtaGTAGTAAAACAAAGCTGTTTGGTGTATCACTATACTCATCAAAGAAAAGATTACATCCAGAACCTCCATCTGATATGGATATTAACAAGTCAAGGTCAATGTTGAGTAAGAATGATTTAGGCTTAAATCTCATGCCTTCTTCATACTAG